cctggagcctgcttcggattctgcgtctccctctctctctgcccttaacccactcacattctgtctccatctctctcaaaaataaataaacatttaaaaaaattgcttaaacATCAAAGTTAAGGTTAAAGAAATTGATGCAGCAGTGGAattaaggtaaaaatattttctcttgctaAAAGAGTACCCTTAGTTCTCAACATATATCACCACCATCGTACATGTAgtcaatttaaaatgaaaaccaagttTACAAATCACTTCtggatacttaaaaataaactctaggttgcttttctttttttttttttaatttttttttttttaacattttttgagacagggagagacagagcatgaacaggggagggtcagagagagggagacacagaatctgaaacaggctccaggctctgagccgtcagcacagagcccgacgcggggctcgaactcacggaccatgagatcatgacctgagccgaagtcggccgcttaaccgactgagccacccaggcgcccctaggttgcttttctttttggcaGCACCAGCCTTAAGCTCTGTGGCTTTGCAATATTTCAGAAACTTCAGGTACATTACAGTCTTCTGAGAAAGGCCCAATACTTCAGAATTCCTGGAGTGGCTGTGGAGAAAGAATATTACTGGCAACAAATATTAAAGCAACATTTTAAGACCTATAAGAATACATTTAGATGTTCataaatgtacacacatattTAAGGATTCCAGTTGATAtcctaaatattatttctgtgaacatatttacatttccttttggtttaaggaaaaaaaatgtaccttaTAGACAAATTATTTCAGCTGTAGATGGAAAAGTCCATGGCCACGCTTCCCTTTCCCAGTGTATATCAGGGGCCTATGTGGGTGTGTAGAGTTTTCTCTGGTCCCCAAAGAGCTCACCTGTGACATACCTTCTATATGCACAGGAAAACTGCTCTTCTTATTCAGGGACTCTTTTGTTGGTGGAATTTGGAGAAACTGGGTTGCAACATCTTTTCTGGGAGAGGCCAAGCATACTTTTTCATTCTTGTGGCTTTGTGTGTTTAAACAATTTGAGGTGGTATAAAAGACTGAACCACGAGATTGCTCGCAGCATTCCAAGATTCCTGCTGCCCCATGCTGCAAACTGCAGACGTCCTCCAGGCCTGCTGGCCTCGGCCTGAATGTGAAATTTTACCCACTAGAAAGCATCATTGGAGCTCcagtcaaaaattttaaatagcccATTGATACTGATGCTTTTGTACTTTGGCTTCAAAAGCAATCATGACCAAACATTTTCAACGATGAGTTGATTACAGTAACGAAAACaccttttcaaaaaacatttaatgaggTAGCTGAGGTCGAATATCAAATCCACAGCATACACAAAAGTGCTTAATAAGTGCTCaggcattttaaaatgtatttttatatgcaaaCTTGCTACAGTGCCTAATAAATGCTCTTCCCAATTCCTGAAGATGCATGCAAATGTTGCAAAGAGGCCCTTGCAGAGTGGTAACAGCAAGAGAACAAGAGGTTGAGAGCAAGTGAAGCTGGACAGGAGTAGAAAGGAAGGGCGCTCTGGGCATACAGCCTGGGTTGAAGTGGTTGGTCTCCCCATGGAACTTAAATATAGTCAGTGCCACCAAGAACAAACACTAAGTAGAACTCAGGGATATGATGGGCTGAGAAGGGGGTCTTGACTTGAGGTGGTAGGAGCCACAGCCTGGGACACTTTCACTGAAAGATTGAGGCAATGCTCAGAGcaccccttctctgtcttccagggccCCTGGAACAACACTCAGGAGGGAGTCTGGACTCCTGCTGCTCTCACCATGACCACCCTGGATTCTGTTTGCTCACAGCCACAGGCTGCTTCCGGCtgagaagcttttaaaatgttaatttcaaatGACTTCCATGTGGAGTCTTGGAAAAAGGAAGGGTGGTGATACCAAGGCTGTCAGCATGGATTTTGTTACTGTTGCTGCAATATGAACATTCACGCTCAtgggcacacatgcacacttgcctgcacacaggtgcacacatgAGTTGGTACGGGGCAATCAAGCAGACTCCCCAAGCTCAGGCAGGGCAGAAGTTGGCTGAGTGAAGGGGCCTGGGTGGGTTCATGGAGAAGAAGCCTGGATCCACCTTCGCcaccctccctctcctgtcctccaTGGGGGAAGTCAGTATTCCAGGGCACCCAGCAGAAATGCACTGAAGACAAGGGATGGAAAGGCAGGCACCAGATCACTCTATTAGGTCTCTGTCGTATAGTTGCTGTAGGCCAGAGGAGGCAGGGTCTGAAAGCTGCTCCACCGCCTCGTACCAGGCTGGGACTCCACACGCCCTTGCTCTTTATATTTACCCAGAATGTTTTTGGCTTCTTCTGCATCCCGCAAAGGGCTCTCTCCATATTCTTCCTTCAGCCACTGTCGGTACTGGAGaagttaaaaaaaccaaaatgtcacacacacacctgcattcACATAGATTTTACCTATTACTTAACAGTACAGATTTTGCCACATATAAACAAGGAATAAATAGGCATTGGGTAATCATGGGTCTGTGGTTGGCCAGCCAGTGTCAAGCAAGAGAAATAACTGCTTCTTCCAGATTGTGGCCTGAGGACATGAAAGCAAGCCAAACCAAGAAAATGGTACTTGACCCAAAGGGAGATAAACAGAAGCTAATATGGGGTCTGATGGTAAAAGATATGTTCTAAGCTGATGACTTTAATGGGGATGCAGGTGGGGCATTCTTGGACTAGATGTCTTCTGTGGGCCTTTCTAACTCCAACCTCCATGATGTACAGAAAGACTGTGGCATCTTCCCAGGGGCTGCTGTTTACATCACCAAAGTCTCCTGAACATGGTTACCTGGTGGACTTCATGCTTCTCAAACTCCTGGAGCTGTCTCTGGAAGCCCAGGTTGGGGTTGGCACAGGACCTCCCTGCACGCACAGTGTGCAGGGCATCCTCCCAGCCAAAGTCGGTGACAGTCATGATGTATGCGATCACCAGAGTCACGCTCCTGGAGACGCCAGCCAGGCTGTAGGGCCAAAAGAACCCACATGGGCAAAGGGTTTCAGTCCAGAAGTCTATCCTATGATTCACTGAGAGCAGGAGAGTCTGTGGATCTCGTTTGAGAAAGTCGTCCTGCCTTGGATTATGAGTGGACACCAAGCCAGTATGAAATTATTCAGAAACATATAAGCTTCTACTTTATTATACGCTTCTACTTTATTATACACTAGAATCTCAGGCATTCAGTATCTGTGTTAG
The nucleotide sequence above comes from Panthera tigris isolate Pti1 chromosome B2, P.tigris_Pti1_mat1.1, whole genome shotgun sequence. Encoded proteins:
- the DUSP22 gene encoding dual specificity protein phosphatase 22 isoform X2, which translates into the protein MLSIFSKILPGLYIGNFKDARDAEQLSKNKVTHILSVHDSARPMLEGVKYLCIPAADSPSQNLTRHFKESIKFIHECRLRGEGCLVHCLAGVSRSVTLVIAYIMTVTDFGWEDALHTVRAGRSCANPNLGFQRQLQEFEKHEVHQYRQWLKEEYGESPLRDAEEAKNILVHFCWVPWNTDFPHGGQEREGGEGGSRLLLHEPTQAPSLSQLLPCLSLGSLLDCPVPTHVCTCVQASVHVCP
- the DUSP22 gene encoding dual specificity protein phosphatase 22 isoform X3; the protein is MGNGMNKILPGLYIGNFKDARDAEQLSKNKVTHILSVHDSARPMLEGVKYLCIPAADSPSQNLTRHFKESIKFIHECRLRGEGCLVHCLAGVSRSVTLVIAYIMTVTDFGWEDALHTVRAGRSCANPNLGFQRQLQEFEKHEVHQYRQWLKEEYGESPLRDAEEAKNILVHFCWVPWNTDFPHGGQEREGGEGGSRLLLHEPTQAPSLSQLLPCLSLGSLLDCPVPTHVCTCVQPLQEF
- the DUSP22 gene encoding dual specificity protein phosphatase 22 isoform X4, whose product is MILPGLYIGNFKDARDAEQLSKNKVTHILSVHDSARPMLEGVKYLCIPAADSPSQNLTRHFKESIKFIHECRLRGEGCLVHCLAGVSRSVTLVIAYIMTVTDFGWEDALHTVRAGRSCANPNLGFQRQLQEFEKHEVHQYRQWLKEEYGESPLRDAEEAKNILVHFCWVPWNTDFPHGGQEREGGEGGSRLLLHEPTQAPSLSQLLPCLSLGSLLDCPVPTHVCTCVQASVHVCP
- the DUSP22 gene encoding dual specificity protein phosphatase 22 isoform X1; the protein is MGNGMNKILPGLYIGNFKDARDAEQLSKNKVTHILSVHDSARPMLEGVKYLCIPAADSPSQNLTRHFKESIKFIHECRLRGEGCLVHCLAGVSRSVTLVIAYIMTVTDFGWEDALHTVRAGRSCANPNLGFQRQLQEFEKHEVHQYRQWLKEEYGESPLRDAEEAKNILVHFCWVPWNTDFPHGGQEREGGEGGSRLLLHEPTQAPSLSQLLPCLSLGSLLDCPVPTHVCTCVQASVHVCP
- the DUSP22 gene encoding dual specificity protein phosphatase 22 isoform X5, which gives rise to MGNGMNKILPGLYIGNFKDARDAEQLSKNKVTHILSVHDSARPMLEGVKYLCIPAADSPSQNLTRHFKESIKFIHECRLRGEGCLVHCLAGVSRSVTLVIAYIMTVTDFGWEDALHTVRAGRSCANPNLGFQRQLQEFEKHEVHQYRQWLKEEYGESPLRDAEEAKNILGKYKEQGRVESQPGTRRWSSFQTLPPLAYSNYTTET
- the DUSP22 gene encoding dual specificity protein phosphatase 22 isoform X6 codes for the protein MGNGMNKILPGLYIGNFKDARDAEQLSKNKVTHILSVHDSARPMLEGVKYLCIPAADSPSQNLTRHFKESIKFIHECRLRGEGCLVHCLAGVSRSVTLVIAYIMTVTDFGWEDALHTVRAGRSCANPNLGFQRQLQEFEKHEVHQYRQWLKEEYGESPLRDAEEAKNILATPGILKYWAFLRRL